Proteins co-encoded in one Dehalogenimonas sp. WBC-2 genomic window:
- a CDS encoding universal stress protein, which produces MYKKILVPLDGSELSESILPQVIAVAKPSKADVVLFRVLEPMDKGVRDTLGDDLAHKLDTVNMEEAQSYLQKIAGTLQQQGLKVSIITATGHPSASIIEYAGTHAVDLITMATHGRSGLSRLAFGSVADKVLRQSPVPVLLGPVVGSARS; this is translated from the coding sequence ACCCCTTGATGGTTCGGAATTATCTGAATCCATCCTGCCTCAAGTAATAGCTGTCGCCAAGCCCTCTAAAGCAGATGTCGTGCTGTTCCGTGTCCTGGAACCCATGGATAAAGGCGTGCGGGATACCCTGGGTGATGACCTGGCGCACAAACTGGATACGGTAAATATGGAAGAAGCGCAATCTTACCTCCAGAAGATTGCCGGCACGCTGCAGCAGCAGGGACTCAAGGTAAGTATTATCACTGCTACAGGCCATCCATCTGCGTCAATTATTGAATACGCCGGAACTCACGCCGTTGATTTGATTACCATGGCCACGCATGGCCGCAGCGGTCTGTCACGCCTGGCTTTTGGTAGTGTTGCTGATAAGGTTTTACGCCAATCGCCGGTGCCGGTACTGCTTGGTCCGGTGGTCGGTTCAGCCAGATCTTAA
- a CDS encoding 2-haloalkanoic acid dehalogenase, translated as MTQAVFFDLYQTLVGYNPPREEWESQMLDKLGIKASPQAFNKSFTLADEYFYSENAKKPLSKRPSEDVAKVYFHHQSIVLKEGGIEPAPDLVRSMLARWRDTKLNHVLFNDVLPSFTELKRMNMTLGLISNVDKDITGLLDDLGLSSFLTTVVTSQETGFTKPHPEIFQEALRRVEIAAEDVIFVGDQYKIDVLGATAAGMKGILVDRGGFSDAPAECPRVSSLFQITSMLD; from the coding sequence TTGACCCAGGCAGTTTTTTTTGATCTCTATCAAACGCTGGTCGGTTATAACCCTCCGCGTGAAGAATGGGAATCCCAAATGCTTGATAAACTAGGCATAAAAGCATCTCCTCAGGCGTTTAATAAGTCTTTTACCTTAGCTGACGAATATTTCTACTCCGAAAATGCCAAAAAACCCTTGAGCAAGCGTCCGTCGGAGGATGTGGCTAAAGTATATTTCCATCATCAATCCATAGTTCTTAAAGAGGGCGGGATTGAACCGGCGCCTGACCTGGTGCGGTCAATGCTGGCAAGATGGCGTGATACCAAACTCAATCACGTACTCTTTAACGATGTTCTGCCGTCATTCACGGAATTAAAGCGAATGAACATGACACTCGGTCTCATTTCCAATGTGGACAAGGATATAACAGGCTTACTTGATGATTTAGGATTGAGTTCTTTCCTCACCACCGTGGTCACCTCTCAGGAAACAGGCTTTACCAAGCCACACCCGGAAATTTTCCAGGAGGCCTTGAGGCGGGTGGAAATAGCGGCTGAAGATGTCATCTTTGTCGGGGATCAATATAAGATAGACGTACTTGGCGCCACCGCGGCCGGAATGAAAGGTATACTGGTTGACCGGGGTGGATTCAGCGATGCTCCAGCGGAATGCCCTAGGGTGAGTAGTCTGTTTCAGATAACAAGCATGTTAGATTAA
- a CDS encoding ATP synthase protein I — MNRWQQPLKFVGIGWYISLSILGGILLGRWLDSKLDTGPFLLILGLFIGLFMAFFGAYRMMPRPPDNKKYDKENR, encoded by the coding sequence ATGAACCGATGGCAACAACCCCTGAAGTTCGTCGGTATCGGGTGGTATATCAGCCTAAGTATCCTTGGGGGCATTCTCCTGGGAAGATGGCTTGATTCCAAGCTTGACACCGGCCCGTTTCTGTTGATTTTGGGTTTGTTTATTGGTTTGTTCATGGCCTTTTTCGGTGCCTACCGGATGATGCCGCGGCCGCCCGATAACAAGAAATATGACAAGGAAAACCGATAG
- a CDS encoding ATP synthase A chain, which produces MPETPKKKIIGLSKPVFIAFLLVLLALSIVSLLGGAIGRAIVGDVGLPDWVIVDQPHPELPAEAIAHVGSIPITNTMLAAWISMAVLGIFFFLATRKMKLIPGRLQATAESIINYLYGFCTDIAGEKHGRRFFPLMATIFLFVITNAWMNLIPGYGSILIGGEHGFVHLFRGANTDINFPLVLALVSFVMVEYWGLKTIGIFHYLGKFFNFKKFFFGWKQVFKGKLKDGIVNILMGMIDIFIGLIELLSEFIRILSFTFRLFGNMTGGEILLISMLFLAPFIVAVPFYVLEIFVGYIQALIFAGLTLVFAFMAVTPHEVEAEGSDH; this is translated from the coding sequence GTGCCTGAAACACCGAAAAAAAAGATAATCGGGTTGTCCAAACCGGTATTTATCGCTTTTCTGTTGGTACTTCTCGCTCTTAGTATTGTCAGCCTCCTTGGTGGGGCTATCGGTCGCGCCATTGTAGGTGATGTTGGTCTACCGGACTGGGTAATAGTTGATCAGCCACACCCTGAACTTCCGGCTGAAGCAATAGCGCACGTTGGCAGTATTCCCATTACCAATACGATGCTTGCCGCTTGGATCAGTATGGCAGTGTTGGGGATATTCTTCTTCCTGGCCACTCGTAAAATGAAGCTTATTCCCGGACGCTTACAGGCTACGGCCGAGTCTATCATCAACTACCTGTATGGATTCTGCACCGATATAGCCGGTGAAAAACACGGACGGCGTTTTTTCCCGCTGATGGCAACTATCTTTCTCTTCGTCATCACTAACGCCTGGATGAACCTTATTCCGGGCTATGGCTCCATACTGATAGGCGGTGAACATGGTTTCGTGCATCTTTTCCGAGGGGCTAATACAGATATAAATTTCCCGCTGGTTTTGGCGCTGGTCTCTTTTGTAATGGTAGAGTATTGGGGCCTCAAAACAATCGGTATTTTCCACTACCTTGGAAAGTTTTTTAACTTCAAGAAGTTTTTCTTTGGTTGGAAACAAGTTTTCAAAGGCAAACTTAAAGACGGTATCGTAAACATCCTAATGGGGATGATCGATATCTTTATAGGTTTGATAGAGTTGCTTTCAGAGTTCATTCGTATTCTCTCTTTTACCTTCCGTCTTTTTGGCAACATGACAGGCGGAGAGATACTATTAATTTCAATGCTTTTCCTGGCTCCTTTCATCGTGGCTGTTCCGTTCTACGTTCTGGAAATATTTGTCGGCTACATCCAGGCGCTCATTTTCGCTGGATTGACACTGGTATTCGCTTTCATGGCGGTCACTCCGCATGAAGTTGAGGCCGAAGGCTCTGATCACTAG
- a CDS encoding ATP synthase C chain yields the protein METEAVKFLAAGLAMGLGAIGPGIGLGVLGMGAVQAVSRNPEARGTIFTNFLFALALTEAVAIYALVVAIILIFVA from the coding sequence ATGGAAACAGAAGCAGTAAAATTCTTGGCAGCTGGCTTGGCGATGGGTCTGGGGGCTATCGGACCAGGCATTGGTCTGGGTGTTCTTGGCATGGGTGCGGTTCAGGCTGTTAGCCGCAATCCGGAAGCGCGCGGCACTATTTTCACTAACTTCCTGTTCGCACTGGCGCTCACTGAAGCCGTTGCCATTTATGCCTTGGTTGTGGCCATTATCTTAATTTTCGTCGCTTAA
- a CDS encoding ATP synthase F0 sector subunit b 14: MAELGINLSSFIAQLVNFLILFLLLSVLAYKPILKMMDERTRRIKESLEQAEVVKAQAEKAQEDFKLQIAEASKQGQLVIERAAKTGDEIRDRAKIEAQAEAEALLTRAKADIRRERDEVIDDLRKEYADIIILAAGKVIGKTLDTKAHRELIDQVLEESAGLRKN, from the coding sequence ATGGCTGAATTAGGTATTAACCTATCTTCTTTTATAGCGCAGCTGGTAAACTTTTTGATCCTTTTTCTGTTGCTTTCGGTTTTGGCTTATAAACCAATTCTGAAAATGATGGACGAACGCACCCGCCGGATAAAAGAAAGTTTGGAACAGGCTGAAGTTGTCAAAGCTCAGGCAGAGAAAGCCCAGGAAGATTTCAAGTTGCAAATCGCCGAGGCCTCAAAGCAAGGACAACTGGTTATAGAACGGGCTGCCAAGACCGGCGATGAAATCCGTGACAGGGCAAAGATTGAAGCTCAGGCTGAAGCTGAGGCATTGCTGACCCGGGCCAAGGCGGATATTCGCCGTGAGCGCGATGAGGTTATTGATGACCTGCGCAAAGAATACGCTGATATCATCATACTCGCCGCAGGTAAAGTTATCGGCAAGACTCTTGATACCAAGGCTCATCGTGAGTTAATCGACCAGGTGCTTGAAGAAAGCGCCGGGCTAAGAAAGAATTAG
- a CDS encoding ATP synthase delta chain produces the protein MAKNAYALALRYGQAVFEIAVEQQNFNTWLANLGTLVDMVNDKEVLYFLENPRVSIAKKRDIIDIKLKGVNPMAVNLLYLLVERGGLAMMPDIAADFGRRLDDLKGIAHAEVLAAVPLSDTETNEIRQQLAKVFDKEIQITSKVEPSLLGGIIARVGDKVIDGSLSRRLQDLKREINQARL, from the coding sequence TTGGCTAAAAACGCCTACGCACTGGCTTTAAGGTACGGCCAGGCAGTTTTTGAAATCGCGGTAGAGCAACAGAATTTCAATACCTGGCTGGCCAATCTTGGAACATTGGTTGACATGGTAAATGATAAAGAAGTGCTTTATTTCCTGGAGAATCCCCGGGTTTCAATAGCCAAAAAAAGAGACATCATTGACATAAAACTCAAAGGTGTCAACCCGATGGCGGTGAATCTGCTCTATCTTTTAGTTGAACGGGGCGGCTTGGCGATGATGCCGGATATCGCGGCTGATTTTGGCCGTCGTTTAGATGACCTTAAAGGTATCGCCCACGCCGAGGTACTGGCAGCTGTGCCGTTGTCCGATACGGAAACAAATGAAATTCGCCAGCAACTTGCCAAAGTATTTGATAAAGAGATTCAGATCACATCAAAAGTGGAGCCGTCACTATTGGGCGGTATTATTGCAAGGGTCGGGGACAAGGTTATTGATGGCAGCTTGTCACGGCGTCTGCAGGATTTAAAACGAGAAATTAATCAAGCCAGGTTATAA
- a CDS encoding ATP synthase alpha chain has product MSQKGLDIVAVIKEQIESFGAEMAVTDVGTVIEVGDGIARIHGLATAESNELLEFPGGVMGIVFNLEEDSVAAVLLGEDTLIKEGDEVRRTNRIIEVPVGEEMIGRVVNPLGEPIDGKGPLKTTKRRAVERVAPNVVTRQSVDTPVQTGIKAIDAMIPVGRGQRELIIGDRSTGKTAVALDTIINQKGGDLLCIYVAIGQKTSKIAQIVGTLEKYGAMEHTIVVAASAADPAAFQYIAPFAGCAMGEEFMDSGKEALIVYDDLTKHAWAYRQLSLLLRRPPGREAYPGDVFYLHSRLLERSAKLNKEHGGGSLTALPIIETQAQDVSAYIPTNVISITDGQIYLEPDLFNAGIRPALNVGISVSRVGSAAQTKAIKKVAGRLKLEMSQYQALAAFAQFGTSELDKATRAQIDRGQRITEVLKQLQYQPVAMENQVIIFYALLNSFLDEVPVASVSKYETDLYQFLQANYADIAKTIAKEKALSEATEKSLKEALAEFKKGFVA; this is encoded by the coding sequence ATGTCGCAAAAAGGGCTGGACATAGTAGCGGTCATCAAAGAACAGATCGAAAGCTTCGGCGCCGAAATGGCGGTCACTGACGTCGGAACAGTCATTGAGGTCGGTGACGGTATCGCCCGCATTCACGGTCTGGCTACCGCAGAATCCAACGAATTATTAGAATTCCCTGGCGGGGTTATGGGTATCGTCTTCAATCTGGAAGAAGATAGCGTAGCCGCGGTGTTGCTGGGAGAAGACACTCTAATTAAAGAAGGCGATGAAGTCAGGCGTACCAACCGTATCATAGAAGTACCGGTGGGTGAAGAGATGATCGGCCGGGTGGTTAATCCGTTAGGTGAGCCCATTGACGGTAAGGGTCCTTTGAAAACCACCAAAAGACGGGCCGTTGAGCGGGTGGCTCCTAACGTCGTCACCCGGCAAAGCGTTGATACCCCGGTTCAAACCGGTATTAAAGCCATTGATGCCATGATCCCCGTTGGCCGTGGCCAGCGTGAGCTTATCATCGGTGACCGCTCCACTGGTAAAACGGCTGTTGCCCTGGATACCATTATCAACCAGAAGGGCGGTGATTTGCTGTGCATTTACGTCGCCATCGGTCAAAAAACCTCTAAGATTGCTCAGATCGTAGGTACGCTGGAAAAGTACGGTGCCATGGAACACACTATCGTCGTAGCCGCTTCCGCCGCTGATCCCGCAGCGTTTCAGTACATCGCCCCTTTTGCCGGCTGCGCTATGGGTGAAGAATTCATGGACAGCGGTAAAGAGGCGCTTATCGTCTATGATGATTTGACCAAACACGCCTGGGCTTATCGCCAGTTATCGCTGTTATTGCGTCGCCCGCCCGGACGTGAAGCGTATCCCGGTGACGTGTTCTACCTGCACAGCCGTCTGCTTGAGCGTTCCGCCAAGCTTAATAAAGAACACGGCGGCGGTTCGCTGACGGCTTTGCCGATCATTGAAACACAGGCTCAGGACGTCAGCGCCTATATTCCGACCAATGTTATCTCAATTACCGACGGTCAGATATATCTGGAGCCTGATCTTTTCAACGCCGGTATTCGCCCGGCTTTGAACGTGGGTATCTCCGTCTCCCGCGTCGGCTCTGCCGCTCAGACCAAGGCTATCAAAAAGGTGGCCGGACGTCTTAAACTGGAGATGAGCCAATATCAGGCTTTGGCGGCTTTTGCGCAATTTGGTACTTCAGAACTTGATAAGGCTACCCGGGCTCAGATTGACCGCGGTCAGCGTATCACTGAAGTGCTGAAACAGTTGCAATACCAGCCGGTAGCTATGGAGAACCAGGTAATAATATTCTATGCCTTGTTAAACAGTTTCCTTGATGAAGTGCCTGTGGCCAGCGTGTCTAAATACGAGACTGATTTGTATCAGTTCCTACAGGCTAATTATGCTGATATTGCCAAGACCATTGCCAAAGAAAAAGCCCTTAGCGAGGCGACTGAAAAATCTCTCAAAGAGGCACTGGCAGAGTTCAAAAAGGGCTTTGTAGCTTAG
- a CDS encoding ATP synthase gamma chain, which produces MANLRAIRLRIRGVKNIAKITRAMEMIAASKMRKAQERGLAGRPYSEKITQVIAALSAQSRGDSVHPLLAQRPVKKIAVIHITPDRGLSGGLVGNINRATLSFSQEHKNTPLNLIVIGKKGLDFMRRSGQNIVAEFINLGDKPGLMDTLPISRIVIDDFKSGAVDEVYVAYSQFVSTMVQTPVLTKLLPVEPAQIAPEQNVEYIYEPDPGTVLNALLPAYVEMKIYHLILESIASEQSARMVAMRSATQNANELIGELTLEYNKARQESITAELLDIVGGVAALA; this is translated from the coding sequence ATGGCTAATTTAAGAGCCATACGGTTGCGTATCCGCGGTGTTAAAAACATCGCCAAGATTACGCGCGCCATGGAGATGATTGCCGCTTCTAAAATGCGCAAAGCGCAGGAGCGGGGTCTGGCAGGGCGGCCGTACAGTGAAAAGATAACACAGGTCATCGCCGCTTTGTCGGCGCAGTCCCGGGGTGATAGCGTTCATCCGCTTCTGGCTCAAAGACCGGTTAAAAAGATTGCCGTTATTCATATTACCCCGGATAGAGGCCTGTCCGGAGGCCTGGTCGGTAACATCAACAGGGCAACTCTGAGCTTTAGTCAGGAACACAAAAATACACCTCTTAACTTGATTGTCATCGGTAAGAAGGGGCTGGATTTTATGCGGCGTTCAGGGCAGAACATTGTGGCTGAATTTATCAATCTGGGTGACAAGCCAGGTCTGATGGATACTCTGCCGATTTCCAGAATCGTCATTGATGACTTTAAATCCGGGGCGGTAGATGAAGTTTATGTGGCTTACAGCCAGTTCGTATCCACCATGGTACAAACGCCGGTTTTAACTAAGTTATTACCGGTGGAACCGGCACAAATCGCTCCCGAACAAAATGTTGAGTATATATATGAGCCTGATCCAGGCACCGTACTCAATGCCCTTTTACCGGCTTATGTTGAAATGAAAATCTATCATTTGATACTTGAATCTATTGCCAGCGAGCAGTCGGCGCGCATGGTTGCAATGAGAAGCGCCACTCAAAATGCCAATGAGCTTATTGGCGAACTTACATTGGAATACAACAAGGCGCGCCAGGAATCCATTACCGCTGAACTGCTTGATATCGTCGGCGGCGTGGCGGCGCTGGCTTAA
- a CDS encoding ATP synthase beta chain, translating to MAKGKVVQVIGSVVDIEFPAGELPGLLYALEIMNKDEKIVLEVQAHVGNNWVRALSFMPTDGLARGAEVTDTGAPLSVPVGQGVLGRIFNVMGEPLDNEGEVKAEERWPIHRNAPPFDQQETSAQMLETGIKVIDLITPFARGGKAGLLGGAGVGKTVIIQELIRNIATEHGGFSVFAGVGERSREGNDLWHEMKDSGVIAKTALVFGQMNELPAVRLRIALTGLTMAEYFRDVEHRDVLLFIDNIYRYTLAGVEVSALLGRMPSAVGYQPTLATEMGQLQERITTTKNGSITSFQAIYVPADDYTDPGVVATFGHLDAIIALERSLASQALFPAVDPLASNSRILDPAVVGEEHYNVARDVQRVLQRYKDLQDVIAILGMEELSEEDKATVARARKIQRFLTQPFFVGEIFTGRPGKYVSVADTVRGFKEIIEGKHDALPEQAFYMVGTIEEAVAAAEKMSA from the coding sequence ATGGCCAAAGGCAAGGTAGTACAGGTTATCGGCTCGGTTGTGGACATTGAGTTCCCGGCCGGCGAACTCCCCGGGCTTTTATATGCTCTGGAGATTATGAATAAAGACGAGAAGATCGTTCTGGAAGTCCAGGCCCACGTTGGCAACAACTGGGTCAGGGCGCTTTCCTTCATGCCTACTGATGGTTTGGCACGAGGTGCCGAGGTTACCGATACCGGCGCGCCTCTGAGTGTACCGGTAGGCCAGGGTGTGCTGGGACGTATCTTTAATGTCATGGGCGAACCGTTAGATAATGAAGGGGAGGTCAAGGCTGAAGAGCGCTGGCCGATTCACCGCAATGCCCCGCCATTTGATCAGCAGGAAACCTCAGCCCAGATGCTGGAGACCGGTATTAAGGTCATTGACCTGATCACCCCGTTCGCCAGGGGCGGTAAAGCCGGTCTTTTAGGCGGCGCCGGTGTAGGTAAGACAGTTATCATTCAAGAACTTATCCGCAACATCGCCACAGAACACGGCGGTTTCTCGGTATTCGCCGGTGTCGGTGAACGGTCCCGTGAAGGTAACGACCTGTGGCATGAAATGAAAGATTCCGGCGTTATTGCCAAGACAGCCCTCGTTTTCGGTCAGATGAACGAACTGCCCGCGGTGCGTCTCAGGATTGCCCTTACTGGTCTGACCATGGCCGAGTACTTTCGGGATGTGGAACACCGTGACGTGCTGCTGTTTATTGATAATATCTACCGTTACACCCTGGCCGGTGTGGAGGTTTCGGCTCTTTTAGGCCGCATGCCTTCCGCGGTAGGTTACCAGCCGACGCTGGCGACCGAAATGGGTCAGTTACAGGAGCGCATCACCACCACCAAGAACGGCTCCATTACCTCCTTCCAGGCCATTTACGTGCCGGCGGATGATTATACAGATCCAGGTGTGGTGGCTACGTTCGGTCATCTTGACGCCATTATCGCTTTGGAGCGGTCTCTGGCGTCACAGGCACTTTTCCCTGCGGTGGATCCGCTGGCCTCTAACTCCCGGATTCTGGATCCCGCTGTTGTCGGCGAAGAGCATTATAATGTCGCCCGTGATGTTCAGCGGGTACTTCAGCGCTATAAGGACCTGCAGGATGTTATCGCTATTCTGGGTATGGAAGAACTCTCTGAAGAAGACAAGGCTACAGTGGCCAGAGCTCGCAAGATTCAGCGCTTCTTGACTCAGCCGTTCTTCGTCGGTGAAATTTTTACCGGACGTCCTGGTAAATATGTGAGCGTAGCCGACACGGTACGCGGCTTCAAGGAAATTATCGAAGGCAAGCATGACGCCCTGCCTGAGCAGG